The Phacochoerus africanus isolate WHEZ1 chromosome X, ROS_Pafr_v1, whole genome shotgun sequence genome has a segment encoding these proteins:
- the LOC125118816 gene encoding 40S ribosomal protein S15a-like, with protein sequence MSWLMPSRASTMLKRGKRQVLIRPCSNVIIRFLTVMMKHGYTGEFEIINDHRAGKIVVTLTGRLNKCGVISPRFDVQLKDLEKWQNNLLLSRQFGFIILTTLAGIMDHEEAR encoded by the coding sequence ATGTCATGGCTGATGCCCTCAAGAGCATCAACAATGCTGAAGAGAGGCAAACGTCAGGTTCTTATTAGGCCGTGCTCCAATGTCATCATCAGGTTTCTAACTGTGATGATGAAGCATGGTTACACTGGCGAATTTGAAATCATCAATGATCACAGAGCTGGGAAAATTGTTGTGACCCTCACAGGCAGGCTAAATAAGTGTGGAGTTATCAGCCCCAGGTTTGATGTGCAACTCAAAGATCTAGAAAAATGGCAGAATAACCTGCTCCTATCCCGTCAATTTGGGTTCATTATACTTACAACTTTAGCTGGCATCATGGACCATGAAGAAGCAAGATGA